A genomic segment from Bacillus cereus G9842 encodes:
- a CDS encoding DUF4166 domain-containing protein, which produces MANMYERLLGDTYKNLHPELQKRYAITEENSFTGEGKMDEIYGGSFFVKFILKIASKFRMFFSERGEEIPFTIQNIAERDEYGQELVRWNRTFYFHNKKRYFNAVMQLDENENEIVDYFGEPHLLVSTLHFHIDELGAMHIASKKQWFYMFGRKIPLPKFLYGEAKIVESYDATLQCFRIHVQVRNPLIGSLFSYKGTFVERK; this is translated from the coding sequence ATGGCTAATATGTATGAACGATTATTAGGGGATACCTATAAAAATCTTCATCCTGAATTGCAGAAGCGTTATGCCATTACAGAAGAGAATAGTTTTACAGGGGAAGGAAAGATGGATGAAATTTACGGTGGCTCTTTTTTCGTGAAATTTATATTGAAAATTGCATCGAAGTTTCGAATGTTTTTCTCGGAACGAGGAGAGGAAATTCCATTTACGATACAAAACATAGCTGAGCGAGATGAATATGGACAAGAATTAGTAAGGTGGAACCGTACTTTTTATTTTCATAATAAGAAAAGATATTTTAACGCAGTTATGCAATTGGATGAAAACGAAAATGAAATTGTAGATTATTTTGGCGAACCACATTTACTCGTTTCTACACTACATTTTCATATCGATGAGTTAGGGGCAATGCATATTGCTTCAAAGAAACAATGGTTTTATATGTTTGGAAGAAAAATTCCGTTGCCAAAATTCTTGTATGGTGAAGCAAAAATTGTTGAAAGTTATGATGCAACACTACAGTGTTTTCGAATTCATGTACAAGTACGAAACCCGTTAATTGGCTCGCTTTTTTCATATAAGGGAACATTTGTGGAAAGGAAATAA
- a CDS encoding YndJ family protein, producing MKNIIFGLAGYVVFLLCERSNINPVEAIILLSVLLFIPMSLCIIDKRKRDGSYLLFYKFVSFLYPIAAICAMLAFVTNHYVFALVWFVYTGIVALFGVSRLLERGWKPLEEAAIDSAFIYLFLGGFWFFASVAKLSIMQFSSDIVLLTAAHFHYSAFLLPLSAGLIGRKREKRSKVYDVIMFIIMISPMTVAIGITYSRIFEFFAVFLYLCAIYGYGFYVWRAKFNAISAKILLIVSSSTLMVTIMFSLIYSYGNLKHVMTITIAQMVWIHGVVNGIGVALPAFVGWMIEKSVPNYKYYGKPMSKLRGSVAIGEAFLYSGNLVGSKEYNGLVDQITDFHSESFDVTKVPLSIIRFYENTTEYELQSNIKWARWFRPFAFCYEKMSKRVGQIHLGMGGNWETMHGSIINVIDEKDGRENVRAWLRKNEAGESIFVALYSKHTNKNETYMNIALPLPYSNMTGILKIYNDSHDLIITSKLRENGQGDEGIYLHTQFLTIRLPLAETFVITEDKDKMLTAHHSMWIFGLKFLHIHYKIEKIT from the coding sequence ATGAAAAATATAATATTTGGGCTTGCTGGTTATGTTGTTTTTCTATTATGTGAGCGGTCGAATATAAATCCTGTTGAAGCAATTATATTATTATCTGTTTTATTATTTATACCAATGTCACTTTGTATTATTGATAAAAGAAAAAGAGATGGATCGTATTTATTATTTTATAAATTCGTATCGTTTTTATATCCAATTGCAGCAATTTGTGCAATGCTAGCTTTCGTCACAAATCACTATGTATTTGCGCTAGTTTGGTTTGTATATACAGGAATTGTTGCGTTATTTGGTGTAAGTAGATTGCTAGAAAGAGGATGGAAGCCGTTAGAAGAGGCCGCCATAGATAGTGCGTTTATTTATTTGTTTTTAGGTGGTTTTTGGTTTTTTGCTTCAGTAGCAAAACTTTCAATTATGCAGTTTAGCTCTGACATTGTTTTACTCACAGCTGCACATTTTCATTATTCGGCGTTTCTATTGCCATTATCAGCTGGTTTAATAGGGAGAAAAAGAGAAAAGAGAAGTAAAGTATATGATGTTATTATGTTTATCATCATGATTTCACCTATGACAGTCGCAATAGGAATTACATACTCGAGAATATTTGAATTTTTTGCAGTGTTTCTATATTTATGTGCGATTTATGGGTATGGATTTTACGTTTGGAGAGCAAAATTTAATGCTATCAGTGCAAAGATTCTACTAATCGTTTCGTCTAGTACACTCATGGTTACAATTATGTTCTCACTTATATACTCATACGGGAATTTGAAGCATGTAATGACGATTACAATTGCTCAAATGGTTTGGATTCATGGTGTTGTCAATGGAATTGGAGTAGCGTTACCGGCATTTGTCGGCTGGATGATCGAAAAGAGTGTTCCGAATTATAAATACTATGGGAAACCAATGAGTAAATTAAGAGGAAGTGTGGCAATTGGTGAGGCTTTTTTATATAGCGGCAATTTAGTAGGCAGTAAGGAATACAACGGTTTAGTTGATCAAATAACTGATTTTCATAGTGAGTCATTTGACGTGACGAAGGTACCTTTAAGTATTATTCGTTTTTATGAAAATACAACAGAGTATGAGTTGCAATCAAATATTAAATGGGCTCGTTGGTTCCGCCCATTTGCATTTTGTTATGAGAAAATGAGTAAGCGTGTGGGACAAATACATTTAGGGATGGGCGGCAATTGGGAAACGATGCATGGCTCTATCATTAATGTAATAGATGAGAAAGATGGAAGAGAGAATGTAAGGGCTTGGCTAAGGAAAAATGAAGCAGGTGAATCTATTTTTGTAGCTCTTTATTCAAAGCATACAAATAAGAATGAGACATATATGAATATCGCCTTACCTTTACCTTATTCGAATATGACTGGTATTTTGAAAATATATAATGATAGTCATGATTTAATCATTACTAGTAAGTTAAGAGAAAATGGTCAGGGAGATGAGGGTATTTATTTACATACTCAGTTCTTAACAATCCGTTTACCGTTAGCAGAGACTTTCGTCATTACAGAGGATAAGGATAAAATGTTAACAGCTCATCATAGCATGTGGATATTTGGACTTAAATTTTTACATATTCATTATAAGATTGAAAAAATTACTTAG
- a CDS encoding 8-oxo-dGTP diphosphatase yields the protein MPLNSHNIEHQIYTMCMIQRNNEVLLIKRPNHRGFPGYIAPGGKVDFPESIVQAAIREVKEETGLLVSNLTFKGLDEYVNPKGNVRYMVFNYWTDSFEGELLLNPPEGELLWIPIDTALHLPMQDWFKERFPLFFETGTFEIQRVWDNELNKQISMTITHT from the coding sequence ATGCCTCTAAATTCACATAACATCGAACACCAGATCTATACAATGTGTATGATCCAACGTAACAATGAAGTTTTACTCATAAAACGCCCCAACCATCGAGGTTTCCCTGGCTACATCGCTCCTGGCGGCAAAGTAGATTTCCCCGAAAGTATCGTTCAAGCCGCTATAAGAGAAGTAAAAGAGGAAACTGGATTACTTGTTTCGAATTTAACTTTTAAAGGATTAGATGAATATGTAAATCCGAAAGGTAATGTTCGGTACATGGTATTTAACTACTGGACAGACTCATTTGAAGGTGAACTTCTTTTAAACCCTCCTGAGGGCGAATTATTATGGATACCAATCGATACAGCACTACATCTTCCTATGCAAGATTGGTTTAAAGAGAGATTCCCATTATTTTTTGAAACAGGCACTTTTGAAATTCAACGTGTTTGGGATAATGAGCTAAATAAACAAATTTCTATGACAATTACCCATACATAA
- a CDS encoding MFS transporter produces the protein MQGEIQKEKSLGYVGKLLLPVKVSPHFKFLWIGQLLSALGSSITMVILPVVVYSLIGSTVVMGMTMAMYMLPNILALPFAGLIVDRIDRVKLMLFTDILRCILMLLLASLIFMDLLTITVLYILVALYGLMEGIFQPAYSAVRAKVFVPEIRNAANALTQMSNQGIRLIGPALGGLIVSVASAGIGFGLDAVTYLLSFLCLLFLKEIKFEKVKPIEKSKLNYKQEFMEGVLVLKSHPWLWITILVFSFINICYAGIIVVLIPWLFNVHHHFEAYVYGLGMAFSGGGAVIAALIFGGKERWHKRGLLAYGGVLMSGIALLIMPFISWAPALIFLMAIEGFGMMIFGLIWETSLQELVPEEAFGRVASLDMLGSFALLPLGYVVVGWLATVIGGEITIITLASLVILTIGIALSVPSIRRFN, from the coding sequence ATGCAAGGAGAAATACAAAAGGAGAAAAGTTTAGGTTATGTTGGTAAATTATTATTACCGGTTAAAGTATCACCACACTTTAAATTTTTATGGATTGGACAATTACTCTCGGCCTTAGGTAGTTCGATAACTATGGTCATACTCCCAGTTGTTGTGTATTCATTAATTGGCTCAACAGTTGTGATGGGAATGACAATGGCAATGTACATGCTACCTAATATTCTCGCTTTACCGTTTGCAGGTTTAATTGTAGACCGAATTGATCGGGTTAAATTAATGTTATTTACGGATATACTCCGCTGTATATTAATGCTATTACTTGCATCGCTTATATTTATGGATTTATTAACAATTACAGTTTTATACATTCTCGTTGCCTTATACGGACTTATGGAAGGGATATTCCAACCAGCATATTCTGCTGTAAGGGCGAAAGTATTCGTTCCTGAAATTCGTAATGCAGCTAACGCACTCACTCAAATGAGTAATCAAGGTATACGATTAATTGGACCAGCACTTGGTGGGTTAATCGTATCGGTTGCGTCTGCAGGGATAGGTTTCGGACTAGATGCAGTAACGTACTTATTATCATTTTTATGTTTATTATTTTTAAAAGAAATTAAGTTTGAAAAAGTAAAACCCATTGAAAAGAGTAAGCTTAATTACAAACAAGAGTTTATGGAAGGTGTATTAGTTTTAAAAAGTCATCCGTGGCTGTGGATTACAATTTTAGTTTTTTCTTTTATAAATATTTGTTATGCCGGCATTATCGTCGTATTAATTCCGTGGTTATTTAATGTTCATCATCATTTTGAAGCTTACGTGTATGGACTTGGCATGGCCTTTTCTGGTGGTGGGGCTGTAATTGCTGCATTAATATTTGGTGGGAAAGAGCGGTGGCATAAGAGAGGATTACTGGCTTATGGAGGTGTTTTAATGAGTGGTATTGCTTTATTAATTATGCCATTCATTTCTTGGGCACCCGCTTTAATATTCTTAATGGCAATTGAAGGATTTGGCATGATGATATTTGGACTCATTTGGGAAACGAGTTTACAGGAACTTGTACCAGAAGAAGCATTCGGAAGAGTGGCAAGTCTTGATATGTTGGGTTCTTTTGCTTTATTGCCATTAGGGTATGTAGTTGTAGGCTGGTTAGCTACTGTCATAGGTGGCGAGATAACTATTATAACACTAGCTAGTTTAGTAATTTTAACAATTGGAATAGCATTGTCTGTACCGAGTATTCGTCGATTTAATTGA